A region from the uncultured Holophaga sp. genome encodes:
- a CDS encoding ISL3 family transposase — translation MPMNELMAQMGGWEGYKAGLIGVYEAGRKGPRAEVWIELLGNERPRRCSGCGHHVDRIHDATQRWVRDLPIFEYEVHLLVWRFRLDCPRCGPKVESLNWLEPRARVTNRLAESVARMCKVLPIKQVAEHFHLHWDTVKAIDKAHLDRELGPPELRGAETLLMDEFALRKGHRYATVVLDAARKRVLWVGQGRGRADIRPFFELLGKRGCAQIKAVGMDMSAAFELEVRKHCPKAEIVYDLFHVVQRYGHEVIDRVRVDEANRLRGDKSARKVVKSAKWLLLRNPRNLEGEARVRLKELLDANQALMTAYVLKDDLKELWRYRREGWARRAWNDWLERAKSSNLAPLVRFAQNLAARLDGILSHCRWPLHTSLLEGINNRIKVIKRMAYGFRDDAYFFLKIRAAFPGVP, via the coding sequence CTGCCTATGAACGAGCTTATGGCCCAGATGGGCGGGTGGGAAGGATACAAGGCCGGATTGATCGGCGTGTACGAGGCCGGACGAAAGGGGCCTCGTGCCGAGGTATGGATTGAACTCCTTGGTAATGAACGACCTCGACGATGCAGCGGCTGTGGCCATCATGTGGATCGAATCCACGATGCGACCCAGCGCTGGGTAAGGGACCTCCCGATCTTTGAATACGAAGTCCACCTGCTGGTCTGGCGGTTTCGACTGGACTGTCCGAGGTGTGGACCCAAGGTGGAGTCCCTGAACTGGCTGGAGCCCCGAGCCCGGGTCACCAATCGGCTGGCCGAATCGGTGGCCAGGATGTGCAAAGTCCTGCCCATCAAGCAGGTTGCCGAGCATTTTCACCTGCACTGGGACACCGTCAAGGCCATCGACAAAGCCCACCTGGACCGGGAACTGGGGCCCCCAGAACTGCGGGGAGCCGAAACACTGCTCATGGATGAGTTCGCCCTTCGCAAAGGACACCGATATGCCACGGTGGTGCTGGATGCCGCCAGAAAGCGGGTCCTCTGGGTAGGGCAAGGGCGAGGCCGTGCAGACATCCGCCCTTTCTTTGAACTGCTTGGGAAGAGGGGCTGCGCCCAAATCAAGGCGGTAGGTATGGATATGTCCGCAGCCTTCGAGCTGGAGGTCCGGAAGCACTGCCCCAAAGCGGAGATCGTCTATGACCTCTTCCATGTGGTGCAACGCTATGGCCACGAGGTGATTGATCGGGTCCGGGTTGACGAGGCCAACCGGTTGAGGGGAGACAAGTCGGCCCGCAAGGTGGTGAAGAGCGCCAAGTGGCTGCTGCTAAGGAACCCCAGGAATCTGGAGGGTGAGGCCAGGGTGCGCCTCAAGGAGTTGCTGGACGCCAATCAGGCTCTGATGACGGCCTATGTGCTCAAGGACGACCTCAAGGAACTCTGGCGCTACCGACGCGAGGGCTGGGCTCGCCGGGCCTGGAATGATTGGTTGGAACGCGCCAAGTCAAGCAACCTGGCGCCATTGGTCCGGTTCGCCCAGAATCTCGCGGCACGGCTCGATGGCATCCTCTCCCACTGCCGATGGCCGCTCCATACCAGCCTTCTAGAGGGGATCAACAACCGCATCAAGGTCATCAAGCGCATGGCCTATGGCTTCCGCGACGACGCCTACTTCTTTCTCAAGATCAGAGCTGCCTTCCCCGGTGTTCCGTGA
- a CDS encoding Hpt domain-containing protein: MPPSSQGGDGLDPATWKGLHYLESVAGPGAVAELVEAFTRDAGPRMAQLREAVASGDQGRVRRLAHDLKANAGTLGALLLADLGRRMEEGVEAPEAELILLQAEGELARVTVAVRERLRQLEAC, translated from the coding sequence GTGCCGCCCTCCTCTCAGGGGGGGGACGGGTTGGACCCGGCCACCTGGAAAGGGCTTCATTACCTGGAGAGTGTGGCGGGGCCCGGGGCCGTCGCCGAGCTGGTGGAAGCCTTCACAAGGGATGCGGGTCCCCGCATGGCACAGCTCCGGGAGGCGGTGGCTTCAGGGGACCAAGGCCGGGTGCGCCGCCTCGCCCACGATCTCAAGGCCAATGCAGGCACCCTCGGAGCCCTGCTGCTGGCTGACCTTGGGAGGCGTATGGAGGAGGGGGTCGAGGCTCCGGAGGCGGAGCTGATCCTGCTGCAGGCCGAAGGGGAGCTGGCCAGGGTGACGGTGGCTGTGCGCGAACGGCTCCGCCAGCTGGAGGCGTGCTAG
- a CDS encoding zinc-dependent alcohol dehydrogenase family protein encodes MRAMLFEGPGKPLRLAELPLPEPGPGQLRLRVGACAVCRTDLHILDGELSEPILPLVLGHEIVGRVDALGPGVEGFRPGQRLGVPWLGETCGHCDYCRSDRENLCDHPVFTGYQRNGGYAEYAVADARFCFSLPEGLGDAQAAPLLCAGLIGYRAYGMTGEGRRLGLYGFGAAAHLLCQVASAQGREVYAFTRTGDTEGQAFARSLGAVWAGASEELPPESLDAAILFAPVGALVPQALKAVRKGGVVVCGGIHMSPIPSFDYRLLWEERRIVSVANLTRQDGLDFFRLIEGIPLRSEVQSYALEEAQCALDDLRAGRVQGAAVLVMEA; translated from the coding sequence ATGCGCGCCATGCTCTTCGAAGGTCCCGGAAAGCCCCTGAGGCTGGCCGAGCTGCCCCTGCCCGAACCCGGGCCGGGGCAGCTGCGCCTGAGGGTGGGGGCTTGCGCGGTCTGCCGGACCGACCTCCACATCCTGGATGGCGAACTGTCGGAACCGATCCTGCCCCTGGTGCTGGGTCACGAAATCGTGGGCCGCGTGGACGCTTTGGGGCCCGGCGTCGAGGGGTTTCGCCCTGGCCAACGGCTGGGTGTCCCCTGGTTGGGGGAGACCTGCGGCCACTGCGATTACTGCCGCTCGGACCGGGAGAATCTCTGCGATCACCCGGTCTTCACGGGCTACCAGCGCAACGGGGGCTACGCAGAATACGCCGTGGCCGATGCCCGCTTCTGTTTTTCCCTGCCTGAAGGCCTGGGTGATGCTCAGGCAGCCCCCCTCCTCTGTGCTGGCCTCATCGGTTACCGGGCCTACGGCATGACGGGGGAGGGGAGGCGGCTGGGGCTGTACGGCTTCGGGGCGGCCGCGCACCTCCTCTGCCAAGTGGCCTCGGCCCAGGGGCGGGAGGTCTATGCCTTCACCCGCACGGGGGATACGGAAGGCCAGGCCTTCGCACGTTCCCTGGGCGCGGTCTGGGCAGGGGCTTCGGAGGAGCTGCCACCGGAGTCCCTGGACGCCGCCATTCTCTTCGCGCCGGTCGGTGCCCTGGTGCCCCAGGCGCTGAAGGCCGTCCGCAAGGGCGGGGTGGTCGTCTGCGGGGGCATCCATATGAGCCCCATTCCCAGCTTCGACTACCGCCTCCTCTGGGAGGAACGCCGGATCGTGAGCGTGGCCAACCTCACCCGGCAGGATGGCCTGGACTTCTTCCGGCTCATCGAAGGCATCCCCCTCCGGAGCGAGGTGCAGTCCTACGCACTGGAAGAGGCACAGTGCGCCCTGGACGACCTGCGGGCGGGACGGGTCCAGGGCGCTGCGGTGCTGGTGATGGAGGCCTGA
- a CDS encoding NAD(P)H-hydrate dehydratase, translating into MIPLLSAAEMSDLENRAIEGWGIPSLVLQEHAALGALALLPVEEPLHILAGPGNNGGDALALARLARLQGRCVEVWVAEPRPAWQGDAARQARLWEGLGGGYRSLGDPEAALRAFRGWVVDGLFGLGTRLPLRSPYLELIAAFPVADRPFRVLALDLPTGLDPSSPDPVGPVLRADRTACFGHLKLCHGLRPARDYCGEITLVPIPLSEAPSPSLALTGRPTCLLEARWDTHKRDFGHVGIRAGRPGMGGAAVLAALGALRGGAGLVTVLTDPEVRQEVAVQVPEAMVRTWDGQLPADLDVLLAGPGGVEDLPAWDGPLVLDASALLPGEGPRWMARPQTVITPHPGEFARLFGLPRPPSHRVSERLAQAMAVACGPGVLALKGAQSLVAGGGTPGILVNPTGHPGLSTGGTGDLLAGLVAARVALWKRGGGEVRALKPAVAEALWLHGAAADRLGPGPLLVRELGESLTALLREIHAEVSHA; encoded by the coding sequence ATGATCCCGCTGTTGAGCGCCGCCGAGATGTCTGACCTGGAGAACCGGGCCATCGAGGGCTGGGGGATTCCCAGCCTGGTGCTCCAGGAGCATGCTGCCCTCGGCGCGTTGGCCCTGCTCCCCGTGGAGGAGCCTCTGCACATCCTGGCCGGGCCGGGCAACAACGGGGGCGATGCCCTGGCCCTGGCGAGGCTGGCGCGCCTTCAGGGGCGCTGTGTGGAGGTCTGGGTGGCTGAGCCCCGTCCCGCCTGGCAGGGGGATGCGGCCCGCCAAGCCAGGCTCTGGGAAGGTCTTGGAGGGGGCTACCGCTCTCTGGGGGATCCGGAGGCGGCCCTGCGGGCCTTCCGGGGATGGGTGGTGGACGGGCTCTTCGGCCTGGGGACACGGCTTCCTCTCCGCAGTCCCTATCTGGAGCTGATCGCAGCCTTCCCGGTCGCCGACAGGCCTTTCCGGGTGCTCGCCCTGGACCTCCCCACGGGCTTGGATCCCAGTTCCCCGGATCCCGTAGGCCCCGTCCTGCGGGCGGACAGGACCGCCTGCTTCGGCCACCTGAAGCTCTGCCATGGGCTGAGGCCGGCCCGGGACTACTGCGGGGAGATCACCCTCGTTCCCATTCCCCTCTCCGAGGCACCCTCCCCGTCCCTCGCTCTGACGGGTCGTCCCACCTGCCTCCTTGAGGCCCGGTGGGACACCCACAAGCGGGACTTCGGACATGTGGGGATCCGCGCAGGGCGTCCGGGCATGGGTGGGGCTGCGGTCCTGGCTGCCCTGGGTGCGCTCCGGGGTGGTGCCGGCCTGGTCACGGTCCTGACCGATCCCGAGGTCCGGCAGGAGGTCGCCGTTCAGGTGCCCGAGGCCATGGTGAGGACCTGGGATGGGCAGTTGCCGGCCGATCTGGACGTACTCCTGGCAGGACCTGGAGGGGTGGAGGATCTCCCGGCCTGGGATGGGCCTCTGGTGCTGGATGCCAGCGCGCTCCTTCCGGGGGAGGGGCCACGCTGGATGGCCCGTCCGCAGACGGTGATCACGCCCCACCCAGGGGAGTTTGCCCGCCTCTTCGGGCTTCCGCGTCCTCCCTCGCACCGTGTCTCCGAGCGGCTGGCCCAGGCCATGGCCGTGGCATGCGGGCCGGGGGTCCTCGCCCTCAAGGGTGCCCAGAGCCTGGTGGCGGGGGGGGGCACCCCCGGGATCCTGGTCAACCCCACGGGGCACCCGGGACTCTCGACGGGTGGCACCGGGGATCTTCTGGCTGGGCTGGTGGCCGCCCGGGTGGCCCTCTGGAAGCGAGGGGGAGGGGAAGTCCGGGCGCTGAAGCCTGCGGTGGCCGAGGCCCTCTGGCTCCACGGAGCGGCGGCGGATCGTCTCGGTCCAGGGCCTCTGCTCGTGAGGGAACTGGGGGAGAGCCTCACGGCCCTCCTCCGGGAGATCCATGCAGAGGTTTCCCATGCCTGA
- the tsaE gene encoding tRNA (adenosine(37)-N6)-threonylcarbamoyltransferase complex ATPase subunit type 1 TsaE, with product MPERLLPDDLATESLGAELAALTPPGGTWLLRGELGAGKTTWTRGFLQGLGGDPDEVASPTYAVLHRYPAGEGRLFHLDLYRLGAGGAWSLGLEDELGLRDRLVVEWAGERGPWPTEWVATLELESSGAGRLARWTLPEPRPFPV from the coding sequence ATGCCTGAGCGTCTCCTGCCCGATGATCTTGCGACCGAGTCCCTCGGAGCTGAGCTGGCCGCTCTTACGCCGCCCGGCGGCACCTGGCTCTTGAGGGGTGAGCTCGGTGCCGGCAAGACCACCTGGACCCGGGGCTTTCTGCAGGGGCTCGGGGGAGACCCGGATGAAGTGGCCTCGCCCACTTATGCGGTGCTCCACCGGTACCCCGCCGGGGAGGGGCGGCTCTTTCATCTGGACCTCTACCGGCTGGGGGCGGGAGGGGCCTGGAGCCTGGGTCTCGAGGATGAACTTGGCCTCCGAGACCGGCTGGTGGTGGAGTGGGCCGGAGAGCGGGGTCCCTGGCCGACGGAGTGGGTGGCCACCCTGGAGCTCGAGTCCTCAGGGGCCGGACGCCTGGCCCGCTGGACCCTGCCGGAGCCCAGACCCTTCCCCGTCTGA
- the rho gene encoding transcription termination factor Rho, whose translation MPIEKNDTVVLNLHDLKELSIGRLAEMAKVYGVENPLSLRKQELIFRLLEAQAAKEGLFFAEGVLEVLPEGFGFLRAPEFNYLAGPDDIYVSPSQIRKFNLKSGDTISGMIRPPKNEEKFFALLRVDAVNFDPPMVAKERLHFDTLVPLYPTQMLKMERDPQELSTRVMDLMTPLGKGQRALIVAPPRTGKTVLMQNIANSITANHPEVFLIVLLIDERPEEVTDMERNVRGEVISSTFDESPTRHVQVAEMVIEKAKRLVEHKKDVVILLDSITRLARAYNTVVPPSGKVLSGGVDSNALQRPKRFFGAARNIEGGGSLTIIATALVETGSRMDDVIFEEFKGTGNSEIVLDRKLSEKRIFPAMDIFRSGTRKEDLLIDAARLQKIWVLRKILSASGPVESMELLVDRLGKAKNNDEFLTSMHEPSGGGRRERN comes from the coding sequence ATGCCTATTGAAAAAAACGACACTGTAGTCCTCAATCTCCACGACCTCAAAGAGCTCTCCATTGGCCGCCTCGCGGAGATGGCCAAGGTCTATGGCGTGGAGAATCCGCTCTCGCTGCGCAAGCAGGAACTCATTTTCCGGCTTCTGGAGGCCCAAGCGGCCAAGGAAGGACTCTTCTTCGCCGAAGGCGTCCTTGAAGTCCTGCCCGAGGGCTTCGGCTTCCTGAGGGCCCCGGAGTTCAACTATCTGGCCGGGCCCGACGACATCTATGTTTCCCCCAGCCAGATCCGCAAGTTCAACCTCAAGAGCGGTGACACCATCTCAGGCATGATCCGGCCGCCCAAGAACGAGGAGAAGTTCTTCGCCCTCCTTCGAGTGGATGCGGTCAACTTCGATCCTCCCATGGTGGCCAAGGAGCGGCTCCACTTCGACACCCTGGTGCCCCTGTACCCGACCCAGATGCTCAAGATGGAGCGGGATCCCCAGGAGCTCAGCACCCGGGTCATGGATCTCATGACCCCCCTGGGCAAGGGCCAGCGCGCCCTCATTGTGGCGCCTCCCCGCACGGGCAAGACCGTGCTGATGCAGAACATCGCCAACTCCATCACCGCCAACCATCCCGAGGTCTTCCTCATCGTGCTGCTCATCGACGAGCGCCCCGAGGAGGTCACGGACATGGAGCGCAATGTCCGGGGCGAGGTCATCTCCAGCACCTTTGATGAGAGCCCCACCCGGCACGTCCAGGTGGCCGAGATGGTCATCGAGAAGGCCAAGCGCCTGGTGGAGCACAAGAAGGATGTGGTGATCCTGCTGGACTCCATCACCCGTCTCGCCCGGGCCTACAACACCGTGGTCCCCCCCAGCGGCAAGGTCCTCTCGGGAGGCGTGGACAGCAATGCCCTCCAGCGCCCCAAGCGCTTCTTCGGCGCGGCCCGCAACATTGAGGGCGGGGGCAGCCTGACCATCATCGCCACGGCCCTGGTGGAGACCGGCAGCCGCATGGATGACGTGATCTTCGAGGAGTTCAAGGGCACCGGCAACAGCGAGATCGTGCTGGACCGCAAGCTCAGCGAGAAGCGCATCTTCCCCGCCATGGACATCTTCCGCAGCGGCACCCGCAAAGAGGATCTGCTCATCGATGCGGCCCGGCTCCAGAAGATCTGGGTGCTCCGCAAGATTCTTTCGGCCTCCGGTCCGGTGGAGAGCATGGAACTGCTGGTGGACCGCCTCGGCAAGGCCAAGAACAACGACGAGTTCCTCACCAGCATGCACGAGCCCAGCGGCGGCGGTCGCCGCGAGCGGAACTAG
- a CDS encoding HU family DNA-binding protein, protein MGRPPSKPYLEPAMEAVETLTKADLAKHLMENLEFSKKDADELVNTFLDSIIGALRNGDGVELRGFGSFRLRDRKARQGRNPRSGETIAVPSKRVVYFKLGKELRSKLIDEDDED, encoded by the coding sequence ATGGGTAGACCACCCTCGAAGCCATATCTGGAGCCCGCCATGGAAGCCGTGGAAACATTGACCAAGGCTGATCTTGCCAAACATTTGATGGAAAACCTCGAATTTTCCAAGAAGGACGCTGACGAGCTCGTCAACACCTTCCTGGACAGCATCATCGGAGCCCTCCGCAACGGAGACGGCGTCGAGCTGCGTGGCTTCGGCAGCTTCCGCCTCCGTGACCGCAAGGCACGGCAGGGGCGCAATCCCCGGAGTGGCGAGACCATCGCCGTCCCCTCCAAGCGGGTCGTCTACTTCAAGCTGGGCAAAGAGCTCCGCAGCAAGCTCATCGACGAGGATGATGAGGATTGA
- the rmuC gene encoding DNA recombination protein RmuC, producing the protein MLPQTVSMDPLHLISLGAAFLLGAAFAGLWARSRSARRLEAAQERLRQDLLGEQGRVLQVLAQGSAVQGSQIHEALALGRAEQGRQMEAVQLRLERGFELLRGATENRLEQMRQAMDRRLQTSLDQRLDESFRLVSERLETVHRGLGEMTGLARDVGGLKRILGNVKTRGILGEVQLGTLLEQFLAPGQFESQKRLVAGAREAVDFAIRLPGAAGEPVWVPLDAKFPLEDYQRLQDARDSVDLEAIEGAGADLERRVGLEAAKIAGKYILPPATTDFALLFLPTEGLFAEVLARPGLFDRLQREQRVVVVGPSTLCAFLSSLQAGFASYAISQRSAEVWKTLGEVKAEFERFGAWVQGVQTKLQAAAREMDKVGVRTRQLERKLRGVSDLSDADPDSSLDASADTDVFSLQVSVLDDR; encoded by the coding sequence ATGCTGCCCCAGACTGTCTCCATGGATCCTCTCCATTTGATCTCCCTCGGCGCCGCTTTCCTTCTGGGGGCGGCCTTCGCGGGCCTGTGGGCGAGGTCCAGGTCCGCCAGGCGGCTGGAGGCCGCCCAGGAGCGCCTCCGTCAGGACCTTCTGGGTGAGCAGGGACGGGTCCTGCAGGTCTTGGCCCAGGGCTCCGCGGTCCAGGGCAGCCAGATCCACGAGGCCCTGGCGCTGGGGCGGGCAGAGCAGGGGCGTCAGATGGAGGCCGTCCAATTGCGGCTGGAGCGGGGCTTTGAGCTGCTCCGGGGAGCCACCGAGAACCGGCTGGAGCAGATGCGCCAGGCCATGGACCGGCGGCTCCAGACCAGTCTGGATCAGCGCCTGGACGAGAGCTTCCGCCTGGTGAGCGAGCGGCTGGAAACGGTGCACCGGGGGCTGGGGGAGATGACCGGGCTGGCCCGCGATGTGGGCGGACTGAAGCGCATCCTGGGGAACGTCAAGACCCGGGGGATTCTGGGGGAAGTCCAGTTGGGGACACTCCTCGAGCAGTTCCTGGCCCCGGGGCAGTTCGAGTCTCAGAAGCGGCTGGTGGCAGGGGCCCGTGAGGCGGTGGACTTTGCCATCCGGCTCCCGGGAGCCGCCGGTGAGCCGGTGTGGGTCCCCTTGGATGCCAAGTTCCCCCTGGAGGACTACCAGAGGCTCCAGGACGCCCGGGACTCGGTGGACCTGGAGGCCATCGAAGGAGCTGGGGCCGATCTGGAGCGGAGGGTCGGGCTGGAGGCGGCCAAGATCGCCGGGAAATACATCTTGCCCCCTGCAACCACCGACTTCGCTCTGCTCTTCCTGCCCACGGAGGGGCTCTTCGCCGAAGTGCTGGCTCGGCCCGGACTCTTCGATCGGCTCCAGCGGGAACAGCGGGTGGTCGTGGTGGGACCCTCCACCCTCTGTGCCTTCCTGAGCAGCCTCCAGGCCGGCTTTGCCAGCTACGCCATCAGCCAGCGCAGTGCGGAGGTCTGGAAGACCCTAGGCGAGGTCAAGGCCGAGTTCGAACGCTTCGGAGCTTGGGTCCAGGGTGTCCAGACCAAGCTCCAGGCCGCTGCCCGGGAAATGGACAAGGTTGGGGTGAGGACCCGTCAGCTGGAACGGAAGCTACGGGGGGTCTCGGACTTGTCGGATGCTGACCCGGATTCTTCCCTCGATGCCTCTGCTGACACGGATGTTTTTTCATTGCAGGTCAGTGTCCTGGATGACCGGTAG
- a CDS encoding leucyl aminopeptidase produces MASVDINSQPGKDFAGDALIVPVFSGRERHRLPLAISKVARQVMDENDFKADYLEIVPLHHPNGVKETRWMVLVGLGEEEAVTPNKIRKAVGAAARSCLKKGWKQIGVVAPSTSTLEHDDVQAAVLEGALLADFDTGTFKGKPSPRTFDRLEVFTNGEDTRKARRRLAQIQAGVHACHLVRRLTNTPPSDLSPEVFAAMAAELASQRKVEIEVLDPESLAKDNFNGVLAVGGGSSQGPRVVRLNYRPKEKAKKHIVLVGKGVCFDSGGLSLKDAKSMETMKDDMTGAAIVLATVLACAELEAPVQVTGLLGLVENMPSGTAYKPGDVVRSRAGKTIEVMNTDAEGRIVLADLLDLASSLEADHIVDLATLTGACLVALGEGVSGVMGTDQRLIDRLMDSGAAVGEHLWQLPLVEEYAEGIRSQIADLKNTTGSRWGGAITAGLFLKEFVKIGSWAHVDLSSCWSSSDRDYRPQGGTGEGPRWLLEWIMN; encoded by the coding sequence ATGGCTTCTGTTGACATCAACTCCCAGCCCGGCAAGGACTTCGCCGGCGATGCCCTCATCGTCCCGGTGTTCTCTGGGCGTGAGCGCCATCGGCTGCCCCTTGCCATCAGCAAGGTGGCCCGTCAGGTCATGGATGAGAATGACTTCAAGGCTGACTACCTGGAGATCGTCCCCCTCCATCACCCCAATGGGGTGAAGGAGACCCGCTGGATGGTGCTGGTGGGACTGGGCGAGGAGGAGGCCGTCACGCCCAACAAGATCCGGAAGGCGGTGGGCGCCGCTGCGCGCTCCTGCCTGAAGAAGGGATGGAAGCAGATCGGCGTGGTGGCCCCCTCGACCTCCACCCTCGAACACGATGATGTCCAGGCGGCCGTCCTCGAGGGGGCCCTGCTGGCGGACTTCGACACGGGGACGTTCAAGGGCAAGCCCAGCCCCAGGACCTTTGATCGCCTGGAGGTCTTCACAAACGGCGAGGACACCCGGAAGGCCCGCCGGCGCTTGGCCCAGATCCAGGCAGGTGTCCATGCCTGCCACCTGGTCCGCCGCCTGACCAACACCCCCCCCTCGGACCTCAGTCCCGAGGTCTTCGCAGCCATGGCCGCCGAGTTGGCCAGTCAGCGCAAGGTGGAGATCGAAGTCCTCGATCCCGAGTCCCTCGCCAAGGACAACTTCAACGGGGTCCTGGCGGTGGGCGGCGGCTCCTCCCAGGGGCCCCGGGTCGTCAGGCTGAACTACCGTCCCAAAGAGAAGGCCAAGAAGCACATCGTCCTGGTGGGCAAGGGCGTCTGCTTCGACTCCGGTGGCCTCTCCCTCAAGGATGCCAAGAGCATGGAGACCATGAAGGATGACATGACCGGGGCCGCCATTGTCCTGGCCACCGTGCTGGCCTGCGCTGAGCTCGAGGCGCCCGTCCAGGTGACCGGGCTCCTGGGCTTGGTTGAGAACATGCCCTCGGGGACGGCCTACAAGCCCGGGGATGTGGTCCGCAGCCGCGCTGGAAAGACCATCGAGGTCATGAACACGGATGCCGAGGGGCGCATCGTCCTCGCTGACCTGCTGGACCTCGCCTCCAGTCTGGAGGCCGATCACATCGTGGACCTCGCCACCCTGACCGGTGCCTGCCTGGTGGCGCTCGGAGAAGGGGTCTCCGGGGTCATGGGAACGGACCAGAGGCTGATCGACCGCCTCATGGACTCCGGTGCCGCTGTGGGCGAGCATCTCTGGCAGCTCCCCTTGGTGGAGGAATACGCAGAGGGCATCCGCAGTCAGATCGCCGATCTGAAGAACACCACCGGCAGCCGCTGGGGGGGCGCCATCACGGCCGGGCTCTTCCTAAAGGAGTTTGTCAAGATCGGTTCATGGGCCCATGTGGATCTCAGCAGCTGCTGGTCCTCTTCGGATCGCGACTACCGTCCTCAGGGCGGGACGGGGGAAGGTCCTCGCTGGCTGCTTGAATGGATCATGAATTGA
- a CDS encoding DEAD/DEAH box helicase: MTTFAALGCSEPYLAALEKRGFTSPTPVQAECFQPGLDGRDLLVQSRTGSGKTLAFGLPLMHRLHPDRFPQALILTPTRELAQQVAAELSSVCPQLDIAELVGGMSYGPQLRALKFGARVIVGTPGRTMDHLDQGSLDLSQATMVVLDECDEMLNMGFLEDVEKILSRLEKHPQTFLFSATLPDPIAALAQRFLQAPHRAQLTDGPARAHADIAHTPCLVAEAFQSKALVNLLLHDDPTAALVFTKTKAQTEELAQMLREAGLSADHLHGDLAQNARNRILTNFKTGKLHILVATDVAARGIDIEGLPLVVHLGIPTQLENYIHRSGRTGRAGAKGTSLALVGQKESRILMAWGRRAGLKLDWRPAPTQAEIRKAKEGRLADRLAATEDQSHRGLAERLLAEKDATEVVAALLSLVEDQSHAGFVIPEPRDTDSRPSRPFKPRAGERSGWSPDGPRAEGRKPFEKKPFEKKPFERKPWSEKGPADREGAFRGPRREEDRSFGPRKPFHKDRPAFPKRRSED, from the coding sequence ATGACCACCTTCGCAGCCCTGGGCTGCAGCGAGCCCTATCTGGCCGCCTTGGAAAAGCGCGGCTTCACTTCTCCCACTCCCGTCCAGGCCGAGTGCTTCCAGCCCGGGCTCGATGGCCGGGACCTCCTGGTCCAGAGCCGCACTGGCAGCGGCAAGACCCTGGCCTTCGGCCTGCCCCTGATGCATCGCCTCCACCCCGACCGGTTCCCCCAGGCCCTCATCCTCACCCCCACCCGTGAGCTGGCCCAGCAGGTGGCCGCTGAGCTCTCGAGTGTCTGCCCTCAGCTGGACATCGCCGAACTGGTGGGCGGCATGAGCTACGGCCCCCAGCTCCGTGCCCTCAAGTTCGGTGCCCGGGTCATCGTGGGCACCCCCGGTCGGACCATGGATCACCTCGACCAGGGCAGCCTGGATCTCTCCCAGGCCACCATGGTGGTCCTGGACGAGTGCGATGAGATGCTGAACATGGGCTTCCTGGAGGATGTGGAGAAGATCCTCTCCCGCCTGGAGAAGCACCCCCAGACCTTCCTCTTCTCGGCCACCCTGCCCGACCCCATCGCCGCCCTGGCCCAGAGGTTCCTCCAGGCCCCCCACAGGGCCCAGCTGACGGATGGTCCCGCCAGGGCCCACGCCGACATCGCCCACACCCCCTGCCTGGTGGCCGAAGCATTCCAGTCCAAAGCTCTGGTCAACCTGCTGCTCCACGACGATCCCACGGCGGCTCTGGTCTTCACCAAGACCAAGGCCCAGACCGAAGAGCTGGCCCAGATGCTGCGCGAGGCTGGGCTGTCCGCCGATCACCTCCACGGCGATCTGGCCCAGAATGCCCGCAACCGCATCCTGACCAACTTCAAGACCGGCAAGCTGCACATCCTCGTGGCCACGGATGTGGCAGCCCGGGGCATCGACATCGAGGGCCTGCCCCTCGTGGTGCACCTCGGCATCCCCACCCAGCTGGAGAACTACATCCACCGCTCTGGGCGCACGGGCCGCGCTGGCGCCAAGGGCACCAGCCTGGCCCTGGTGGGCCAGAAGGAGTCCCGCATCCTCATGGCCTGGGGCCGCCGCGCCGGTCTCAAGCTGGACTGGCGCCCCGCGCCCACCCAGGCGGAGATCCGCAAGGCCAAGGAAGGTCGCCTGGCCGATCGCCTGGCCGCCACCGAGGATCAGAGCCACCGTGGTCTGGCGGAGCGCCTCCTGGCCGAGAAAGACGCCACCGAAGTGGTCGCCGCCCTCCTCTCCCTGGTAGAGGATCAGTCCCACGCCGGCTTTGTGATCCCCGAGCCCCGGGACACCGACTCCCGCCCCTCCCGGCCCTTCAAGCCCCGGGCTGGCGAGCGCAGCGGCTGGAGCCCCGATGGCCCCCGTGCCGAGGGCCGCAAGCCCTTCGAGAAGAAGCCTTTCGAAAAGAAGCCCTTCGAGCGCAAGCCCTGGTCCGAGAAGGGCCCTGCAGACCGCGAAGGCGCCTTCCGCGGCCCCCGCCGTGAGGAGGACCGCAGCTTCGGTCCCCGGAAGCCCTTCCACAAGGACCGTCCTGCCTTCCCCAAGCGCCGCAGCGAAGACTGA